In Gossypium hirsutum isolate 1008001.06 chromosome D01, Gossypium_hirsutum_v2.1, whole genome shotgun sequence, the genomic window TTTTTGTCAAATATCCAAGACTCCAAAGCTGGCCCAAGATAAGTATTTATTATATACTAAAACTTTAGATTGTGAAACTATaatttaacacccctaacccgtatccgtcacaaGATTAGGGTTAGAGAGTATTATCATGCAATTGGAAACATTTAAACTTAACTTCATTCAATAGCAGAAACAATTCATAAAccaatcatatacatacataccgtccctaaattgagccctcgagaccctaaaaatatCATAGTAATGAATCAAGACCaaattgaaatcatttggaaagtttaggaaaaagtgataaaattttggaaacagaggtcacacggccatgtgcctcacatggctgagacacaggTCCGTGTCTCAAGtcgtgtaaccttcgaactagggacacacggtcgtgtcctagcctgtgtcatcaccgtgtaactctctgagtaaggTCATATggccgtgtcacacgcccatgtgccaaaacgtgtaactctctaacttgcatGCAAAGGAACTCTTAGATGACACACGactgagtcacacgcctgtgtctcagacTATGTGGACCTAAAATTCACCCAGAAACAAACCATTTCAATACTATATCATGCTAAACTTTTCAAACCATTCATGCACACATTTGAGGAAATTAAACACCACTTAAACTCACATCAAAATACCATTTCAAAGTCTTAAcacaactaaccaatatgtcattcaaaggcacctcaaacaaCTAAATGTTACCTATCTAAACATGttaattatatcatatttcaATCATCAAATTTTAATTCCACCTTTACCAAAACATGCCACAAACTTATCGATTGACACATCATTTCAAACATACCATAATAGccattcaaatatgcatagtAGCATAACCAAATTGACCTAATTTGTCAAagcatcaaatggtaccaaagTGAGATAAGTTTCAaaacttatacataccaaaacaccATCAAACCATTCACCAAAATAACATTACAAGTCAtcttatacatgttaatattgtTATTTCCAAACATAATAACATAgttcaaatatgaactaaaacatgtcaCAGGTAACCATTTTCAAACTATCATCAACATGCCAAGAGAATTATATCAACAAGCACTTTAAAGTAACCAAAATCACATAACTTGGTTGTGCATGCATGAAGTGTTAATCAcaaatcttttctttttatctCATTAGGCCAATTCTAACATTGATGTTTGTTGTGCATACGTGAAGTGTTAATCTTAAATCGCTTGGATCCATATTTTAACTACTAAAAGATTGCATTATTCAGAAAACTGATTAAGTAAGTATTTTCACTTAATCACCAATAtgaaaaatctaaataaaaatatccTTATATTGATATGGTATTAATTTCATCAAATCTAATGATTCAAGGACTAATCTACTCCCTTAAAGTTTGGAAGAAGAATCGATATTGTCAGAACATACGAATCCAGATGTGGGTTTAATCTACTTAAAATCTGtgaaattatttgttaattaaataaatgatgtTGTTATTGGTTATTTGAGCAAAAAATTTAGCCCTCGAAGGCGTTTAGCTCAAAATGGTAAATACCTTCATATGAGATGCATGACACacattgtgaatttgattgttgttAAAGGcttaaaagaaatgaataaatcCATTGAATGTGTTAAGAGGTGTTAGATATGTGAGGCGATTTCTAGCTAGAttacaaaagtttaaggaatgtgttgtggtggaaaagatAGAGTGCAAGAAGATGTTGTATCATAATATTTGTATTAGGTAGAACTTGACCTATTTAATATTAGACACTGCTCAGGATTTTGAGAGAGcttttgagagatttgaggagtaAGATACAAACTTTAGTGctaaaattgaaaatatggaGGGTTGACGTAGTGTAAATGATTGGGCTAGTGCTAAAAACTTGAGGGATTTCTTAGAACACTTTTATGACATCACTTTACATGTTTTCGACACTTCATCTGTCACATCCAATAAATTTTTTATGAGCTTTCTATTATTAACATCTTTTTACGAGATGCTCAGTCAAATATTGATGTTGAATTTAATGTTATGACCATGAAAATGAAAGACAATATGATAAGTATTGGGGTGATATTAATAGGATGAATTTGCTTATGTTTGTTGCTTGTGTTTTAGATCCTAGACCAAAATTGAAATATCTTGAATTTACACTTAGTGAAATGTCTAATGTTgaaaaaacttatcaaataatGTCACAGTTGAAAGAAGTTTTGTATGAATTGTTGGatgagtataagcctccacttcaGTGCTTTTAGCCAAGCAAGCGTGGCAGCAAATGTTTCTCTCGATGAaccacaataaaaaataaaaggcataTACAAGATTTGTATAAAAAGCGTGAGTTAGAAAATGGCGGTGAGGACAAAATGTCTGAATTGGATAAATATCTAGTTGAGGCTAATGGGAAttttgttgaagattttgattttttattgtggTGGAAAGTGAATAGCATTATATTTCCCACTCTTTCAAAAATGGCCAGAGATGTGTTAGCGATATTGATTTCTAAGATTGCTCTAGAGTATACATTTTGAATTGGGGGCATGTTCTTGATCAATTTAGGAgttctttaactcctaaaattgtaCAAGATCTTGTGTGTACTCAAGATTAGATTCAAAAATCATCATCACAAgaaaacatcaagaagattgaAGAACAAATCCAAGAGCTCGACAAGattgaaaatggtatatttatttttaatttaatattttcaatttttttaccacTTCACTCTTgcattaacttatttaatcatttcaatattTAGACTTTTCCTTGAATGCATTAGAGCCTACCCAAAATCTAGGAGCTTTCGTGAGTTCAATGGTATGTTTTCTATCTTATTCTTGTTAAATTACAACCAATCtctttgtttatattatttgttttttctaatgcatatatttttattatatgctCATTTTTTGCACGTATTATATAGGGATAATGCAAATGAATATCTTTTACGGAGAAGAAATTGATGCAAATGGAGAATTTTAAAGACTGTTCCATTTTAGTtatgtgtttccacaccccaaaattgggcctagggGTTTGCGTTTGACCTCGACGAATAAGGATTCAGTGTGGGTAATAGTTTATCAATTCTCGAAGAGTGCATATTTCTTTAATGTATGTACTAACTATTCTTTGTAGAAGTTGGCAGAGTTGTACATTACTGAAATTGTATGTCTCCATGGAGTTCTAAATTCTATTATCTCAAATAGGGATCCGCATTTTACTTCTAGATTTTACAAGAGTTTGCAAAAGGCTTTGGGGTCTAAGCTTAGTTTCAATACGGCTTATCACCCctaaactgatggtcagtcagagagggtaatttaagtttttgaggatatgttgcgaagCTGTGTAATCGAGTTCAGTGGTAGTTGGGAGCGATATTTtccattagtagagtttgcctagAACAACAGTTTTTAGTTGAGCATTTGTAGGCACCGTTTGAAGCATTTTATGGCAAGAAGTGTAGAATTCCCTTATGTTGGATGGAATTGGATGAAAAGAGGGTTATTGGACCGAATTTAGTTCGAGAGACTAAAGAGAAAGTGAAGTTGGTTTGTGAGAGACTAAAAGCAGCAACAGATTGgtagaaatcctatgcagatttgaaatgtcaaaatattgagtttcaagttggtgataacaTGTTCATTAAAGTTTCACATTAGAAGAACATTTTGAGGTTTGGAaggaagggtaaattgagtccaaggtatGTCGAACCTTATAAAGTTGTTGAGAGGATTGGCTCGATAGCTTATCGGCTCAAGTTGCCGCCAAAACTTGAGTGAATACATGATGTATTCTATGTGTCTATGTTGCAGAAGTATCGTTTAGATCATCGCACAATATGCCAGTAGAGGAGATTGAAATTTAAAATGATCTCACGTATGAGGAAGAGCCAATTGAGATTCTAGCTCGCGAATAGAAGGTTTTACAAAATAAAAGAGTTCTGTCGGTTAAGGTTTTGGCGCAACCACAAGACAGAATAGGCTACTTTGAAAGTCGAAGATGCGATGAAACGTAAATATCCTTATTTGTTTGgctcaggtaaattttgaggacaatTATTTTTAGAGGGGAAGAGTGCCCAAACCCTAAAATTGGGCCTAAAAGTTTCGAGGGTAAAATGAGAATTTTAGCTCATACATGTTCAAAATTTCAGAACATGGTAAATCAAAATTGTCTTCGTCTATgacttttagaaaaattaaatcaatttttgaaaataatgttgaaaagactttcaattttaaattaaggATTGTTTTATAAATGAGTTCAATTTTGGAGTAGTTATAAAGCAATtataccaaatttttaaaaataccttatttcCCCTTCCATCTTCATAAAACACACAACAATTTTTTCCCCTCACTCTTGTTGTTATCCCTTTGCATTCCCAAGCCCTAgtcatcaatttttaatttccaaACTTAATTCTATTGTTTTCTTTCATCCTTATAACATTAAATCTCcatagaatttcaagaaaaacacccaaaacacaATTAATTTTGTCATCTCTCAAACTTGTTGGTTTTTTAGATTTTTGACCAAACGTTTGTTTTTCTCTCATTGAACATAAGGATTCATTTTCCTATTAGGTTTTTATGTTATCTAGTCTTTTAGATAGAGTTTTTACCCATTGAATCGAATgttttgaataaatgtaaaaaattagATCGTTATTGTTGGATTTcgagattttgggtaaaaataaggtttcaaagtatttttccATCAGTTTTGATGTGATTAGAAACTTTCTAAACATTCCTTAAAGTTTCATTAAAGAATTCCAACGTTTTAttgattttttgtaaaaattaccaTAGTATGTCAAAAATTTTGGAGCTATGAATCTATATAGCTTTTGGTAGTTTGAAGATTGAGAAATAATCGTAAGTGAATAGTAGATGAATGGAACCAAATTTAGGAAAAAAGAATAAGTAGAGACcgagatatttgagtttcaatTTTAAGAGAATCTAGCTTAGGTTTGTGTTTTTGGTTGACTGAGGTGAGCCTTTAGCTGAATGTTGATTGTGTTGTTGTGTGATTTACTTTGTTGAAGCTTAGAATTTGTTAGGACCTTTTACGAATAAAGAGAAAgacaaggaaaagctagtttgagctttcagtGACTAGGCGAAAGTGCAAACAGTGAGTGTTTCGAGTCGTTACTTGTAGACACAATTCATTGCGTTAATTGGGAACTTAAAGTAGCCTAAACCCTTACTTTAAGTTTCGAGTGTAAACTCTCTTATACCTCTTGACTAGTTTgtgaaatatgtgattatgtgttgTGTAAATTAGAATTATAATGTGTCATTGCGACATGTGAAATATGCTTGTGATAGTTGTTGTGAAAGTGTTAATTGTGGGCATGTTGTACATGTCGATTGACGGTGATAATGTTGTGTTGATGATGTGAATATGCagtgaaaaatgaagaaaacagTAAGTAAAATGTGTGTTTAATTATTGATATTTTCACATTGTGATCtttgagaccattggatatagttcgcatgccataggattatgagtactcaTCTTTGTGTTGTGTTTTGGGGTGTTGAGGCTCGAGATagttttggagagataagggaatgcaagctaagctccattcactaGGATATGTTGGTCtattggagagtgttagctatatgctacgcttttgggacatgtttgactctatgaatCTTTTGGtatgttggagatccgtgtatcaaATGTGTGGTGGTaaagcccacttttatgttttatAGCCTCATATgtcaaattatcatttaattgtgattttattaatataattatatgatatgtgatgtatgcATGAACATGTGGAATAATAAGCTAGACGAGTTGATTAATATTACATGAATATGTTGGTATGATCTCTTTATATTATGCGTGTGTAGTTGAGCTTTGGTTGTTTTTGGTTAACATGTGAATGCATGTCTATTTGGTGGACATTCTATTCATCCACTGAGTTTGTTTaaactcacccactccttttaaaaCCTTTATAGACTATTAGTGTTGTAGTGTGAGTAGTGCAGAAACTTCCAACGGACTGATCCAAGTAGATTTTAGCTTTTGCATAggtgatttatacatgttattttGAATTGTggaaataaggcaatgtggtagacttttagTTGATAAATGTCATGACGTTTTGGATGTTTACATGACTTTATTACTCTTAGGATTTATTAATattgattttggtatattgatTGCTTGCTTGGACATATTTACGATGTTTTGAACTACCATTATAGTCATTTTGACGATTGGTTGATGAGTTAATAGATGCATGTTGAATAGACATAAGTTAGAATGGACTAAATGCCTTAATATACTGTGTTTTTGCTGTCTagagtagaggtatcgatattctgGTTTTAAAATCGATGCCTCCTTGATATTTCGAATGTGCAGGAAGTTGATAactcaatttggtatcgataccatgtcacgagtatcaatactcgggGTAATAAAACCGATACTTTTTAAAATGTATCGATAATTTCTTGTGTTTTGATTTTAGGCAAGAAACAAAATGCTAATTTGGTATAAATTTTTTAGGTGACATCGATACCACCTATGAGAATAATCGATACCTTTGATCCAGTATCCATATCTACGTGATTATTTCAGAGCTTTTGCTAAGAGGTTTAAAAGCATGTTTAAATATTGTTAAGCTCATCTGATGTATGATTAGCATAATTTAATGTTGCTTAGGGTATTCATGAATTAGAATATCTATAAATGatcaaatgaaattttatgataatcGCATGTTCTTAAGATGTTTATACTTTGATGATGATGAGATGGTGGTGTAGAATCCTATTACTCGGGGTCGCTGACTGGGCCGAGTATAGGGAGTTACATGTGTTGCCTTTGTAACTTATTTTGAGCTACTTTTGGAGACTTTTTTTTAGCTATTTTTGTTTTGCTATTGTTAGATTTCCAAtccattttggaatttttatgcGGTTATTTTGAACTTTCAAAGCTTTTTTTGGTTGTTAACTTTGAGTACTATTATGTGCTGCCATTGTTAACTTTCAAGACTTACTTTGTGTTGCTTTTTAAACTTTTAAGACTTTTTATATGTTGTCATTGTTAACTTTTTGTTTGGTTGTTAACCTTTCAAGACTTATGTAGTGTTTCTAATGTCTTATTTGTTGTTTTCACCTTCACTTAAAgttttttgaactattaaaagaaagaaaatgaacattagcaatgacttttttatatgttttatacttattttaactaaaagacaaaaacatataaatttcgattaattcggttaatcgactgaattaaccaaaatatttcgCTTTTgttaatgtatttgaaaaaaacTTTGGTTCAATTAATGgttaagatttttacattttgggTGATTCGGTTCGAGTATTAACCGAATCGACCGTTTGAACACCCCTACTTCTATCTATATCTATCGGTGTATTCGATTTAtctttcatcttttaattttaattttctttatttatctatgttttgaatatttgttttttttattcatgAACTTCTTCTTTTAGTTGTTTTCGTTTTCTTTATTTCTAAATATGTTTGTTTCTTCTTTCAAATCAGATTCAGATCTTTTTTCGAGTCAAACAACTTAAATACAATCTTGGTCCACTGTCCcactatcatttggtatcagatttgggTGTTCTTGAGTTGTTTCCTTATGTTAGATAAATTGTTTTCACCgattttacttaaataacctCTAAAACTTGTTTTATACCCTAacttttttttggaaaaacattGGTTTTAGTGGGCAAACAAATTcaaatcaatttgaaattttgtatatcaTTTCTTGGTCCTTTGGTacattggaaaaaaaatatttttcaaacaaaaaaaaagagaaggaataaattgaaaaattaagaaaatatgaaaaagaaaaatttttaaaaattatgggtTGAATTTCGTGCCCAAAATTTTTAGATCtgatatttatcatataaagatGCTCAAGTTTAATTTTCACGATTTTAGAACTTTGGGAAGACCTTGAACaaaaaattcaagtttttcaTTGATTTGGATTTTCTATtggatattttattttcttttattctagtcttaggttttcttttgtttttatcttttcttattctATTATGCATTTTAACACATTTTCGCTTTTTTTGTTAATAGGTACAAAAAAGTTGCCTCTCCTTTCTCTGTGCAACTTACTTCCTTTGGAGTCAAGTTTTTCTTTGACTTATTAGAGCTTTAGGTCAGCTTTTTTAGAGAGTGATTCCACAtctctttttaatattattgagttTGATTACTCTTTAAAAGTTACAAGCAAGAAAATCTTAACTTTTTCTTCTTTGCCTCTTAgagttgtttatttttattgcaagTGCATAGCAGTGAGACTTGATTTTACTtgataatttttctatttgagtGTCTTTACTTTCAAATTCTTAAAATGGTCCGCGCACATAGTATGGAAGAGGAGAATGATAAACATTGGGCAAAGCATAGGTGttgaatttgtaaaaaaataccTACATGAATATGTTGTCCCTAATGCCACTCAATCTGTTATTGTTCTTAGGTTTGTCAAAAACAACATTTACAAAAGACACAATGAGCTCTATGAGCTTAAACAACTTTCGAATGAGCACAAAAAAAATGTCTAATGATAAGAGGGATCACCAAGACTTTAAAAGCCAACAAGCAAAGGAGAGTATGATTGATCTCTTGCCTATTGTGAAATGGCATTGGTGTGGTTCAAAAGATCATAAGGGTTTCCAATGTTTGATTCACTTTTCAACCAGTGATGAAAGTTTCGAAGAAGAACATATGTTTGACACTGAGCCTATTGAGGAGTCTTCTTTTAGTGTTACCATTGACGATGATGATATGAATGAGCAAGAAACTTCGAGTGGCGTCGTTTATGAAGATCGTAAGTGTGATTTTGTGTCTATTGTTGAGTCTAGATATATCATTGCACCTTATTCCAAAGTTGATATCAAAGAAGTTGATAATAATAGTGAGAACTGTAATGATAGTAACAGTGCACTTTGTGAACAAGAAAAAGTTAATATTGAGAATTGTTTCTCATAGTCTATGAATTTGGATGAGTTAGacatttattttcctcctaaaTAGTTGAATTctgatgaattcaatgttcaaaatttttataaggggttaaagggAAATGAGGATGATCATGTAAAAAGATTAAGAGAAAAGAGACCTTAAGCGATAAAAGTCAATTTGATTGTTCAACTTTGGTGAGTGAAAATTCCTATGAGGTAAAATTAGAGTATTCAATTCACattgaaaaagagaagaaagaaagagccTATACAATAAAGATGAATGATTATGTTTTCACTAACCTTGAATTTGTCTAGTGAACTTGCGTTTTTCTTTCAGGAATTTGTTGATCCTTTGAGAGGAGCTTAATTAACTTATTCCAcctatgataaaatatatttttttattcgacCAAAGACAATATTCGAGGAGAaggggaatgatacatgcacgaatggggtgaaaattattaaaatcaattcaaccaagctgccaattttcaagtttgaaagATTATTCGGATTGTGATGAATTTTTGGATAGGATCCAAGCATATCTGGGCTGAGATATTTACATAGCGTTCAAAGAGCTATCTCTTATCTTCGAAACGCACTTTGAACCGCTCAATTTCGAATCCGAGAGCTAaagttatgacaattttactGAAGACTGCGCAAGCAAAATTTTTTTACAGGATTATTACGGAATATTATGAGTTTTGGGCTTTAATTCTATTTTAACTCATATTGGATTCTAGTGTAAAGcctaattttgattatatatgagATTAATATTctattagattttattattttattatttatttatttcgaattttaggatatttttaagcatttaaaattatttagaagTTTTATATTTCTTAGTCAATAAGAAAATATAGTTATACTAAagctacttcttgtttagattggTTAGAGTTTCATTATACTTGAGAGTTTAATTTGGATGTAATTAGCTAGCCTATATTAAGGTCTCTTTATTATTCATTAAAGGCATTGATtcattcattaataaaattttcaactcttGTAGTTAATTTATTTCGTGCAAGATtgctttttgtaatttttagaagTGATTTTTCTCCATGATTTTCTTCAATGAGTTATGGGAATCTATTCTTAATCCTTCAATTTGTCAAAAATTATTTCTTGAAGGGTTTATTAGAgccattaattgaatttgttgATAATCTAAAAGCGCATGTAGTTTTCTACTTTCGTTTCAATAAGTATGATAAACatattattaatatcatttttaaactaaaaagtataattactttattaataatatttattaaaacatgTTAAAAATTACTTTATATATCTAAAGTAAAAATGTTAATAAGTCAATTatgaacttaaaataaataaaaatattttttcatctaATAAGAAGGTTTATTAATATGAATATTAGAAGTATAACGCATGTATATAATCTAATGTAGTCTTCTCCCTCCATGTTTctaaatatcataaaatattattaatataatgttcaaactaaaaaaaataattataattattctattaacaactaattaacatataaaaaagCACTGTAAATATGACtatcaaaacaaaaatattatttgttaagGCAGTGTCCATTGTTTGGCATTGCTCAGATTATAAATTTGTCTGTTGGCAAATTTTAATGTAGGTGAGGAATTAATCCGGAAAGTGTTAAATAtagtgaattatttattttggtaaaatccTAAAGAAATTAAAGTGCATAAACTTATTAATTGAtcattattttcttgatttgttcATCATCAGTACATGAAGCGATGCGAACATTACTCGAATTTGCTTGCAAATGTAGAACTTTCATTATTTATCACCTACAACACTATTTAATGCATTTTAATATAACTAGTTTATTGATATCGAtctttcaataaaaattgaaaagtaaaaagTACGGTGTGCAACCAATTCAAACTTTAAAGATCATAcaaatacaatttttaaaatattttatttatctttcaataatagttattcacattaattaaacaaaattaaaatattttattaaaaataaaaatagtaaaatatgtGATAAAAAACTagttaaaaactaattaaatgcgtataaatttgttaaataattataCTAAAGCACAAAGCTACATATATATTGTGATTAAAGTGGTTTGACGTAGGATATTTGGGAGAGTATATTCCAGAGCTTATTCGCATATGCCTGGAATTAAACCTTTTGGAAGCATATTCGTCAAATGCAGCATCCAATAATCAACCCAACAACCAGCAAATATTAATAATTGAACCATCAATCTGTTTCATCATCATCATACGTATATCAAGAAATTAATTAGTGGGTTGCTGACTAATTCCTTCATGAATCATTCATGCTTGTGATATTATTGGTGATAACCAAGTGCGTCcacattatttaattttcattttatttttagattaCGTAATTGTCAAGAAATAAATAAGCTTGAAGTGGGCTTACATTCACAAAAACTGGTAAATCCCCCCTTGTGGTTAATTTCGTCTGCATTAATAAGAAAATCCTCTCGTTTtcactactttttcttttcttctcttcacTAATTTATAGGGACATTGAGTTATTAAATTGCTTTGACATGTGGACTTCACTAATCATCATATTGGAATTTCTTTAATTTGGGTTTTGTGATTATAAAAAGCTATTTTTGTGAAAAAAGAAAGAGCCAACTAGGCGTGTCGTgaagaaattcttttgcttacgaATCTGGCTATTATAAATGAGTTAATTATTTTTTGCAACCCAGCCCTATATTTAGGTGAGCATGAGTATACTTGCTATTCACACAAATAATCAAACACTTGGGCAACCTAATTCAACACAATAAAAGTTTAGCTTACTTGATTCTtgcatataattttaaaaataacatacgcTTATACTTCCAAATCTAACTTTCTTGTaccaaagaaaacatattaacAGAGTTCGTCTCCTATTCATTTCCCCTGCTTCTGATATTGCAGCTCCTTGGTCAGGCAATGGAAGGTGTTTTAAAGGCTTAAAACGTTGGCTTAGATAGCAAAAGAAAGTTGCTTGGAACTGCTCCAATTGTGCAAAACATTACCAAAAACGTCATAGAATTTAATGCTAACTTCAGTGGGAGTCATTTCCACTGACATGAAACCTTGTCCATCATGATAAAATTTCAGTTCTTGTGGATTCCACCAACTCACGTCTCCCCTCCATGCCTTTGATCCCCCTCCACTTGTCATGAATTGGGTTCCACTACATTGTTTTGGGGACCATAATCAACCATTTTAGTCACTAccctttttccaaattttaagaTATAAAAAGATATACCTGTCACTGCTGCTTATGTGCTGTAAGCAATGGTCATGCCCATTAATATAAAGATCAACGTCGTATGTCTGAAGAAGTGGAAGGAGATGAATGTTGAGCTCCTTAGCGTTCCCATGGTGTCCTGCACTCTTGATTGCATGGTGACCTACTACTATCTTCCACTTTGCCCTGGATTCTCCTAATGCCGATTCCACTTCCTATACGTCAATATTGCCACTCACATTTATAACATTTGAATCCGATACATATTCGAATAcgagaatttaaaagaaaaagtacCATCAAAAGATTGTTAAGGTATTTCTCTCTGGGTAATATGGCTTTCCAGTCATAAACATGATCTTCTGGGTCAGTGAAGTATTTGGTTACGAATGGAGTAGTGTCCATAAAGAAAAATTCTGCTATTTCTGCCAACAATAATGAGagccaaaaagaaaattaaaatatggtaaaaagaaaaaaaaggttaataaaatTAGATATTTGGGTTAATTACCAGGTCCAGCATTGAGGACAAAAGATCTCAAACAAAGCCATCTGTTATCCATCTTTGTGAGGATGGGACTTAATTGAGCCTCAGCGTTGCCCCTGTAATCATGATTACCCAACACTggcaccaaaataaataaattaaattcccATTTCAGAATTAGTATTTAAAATCGATTGCATGAGGTTGAAGATTCGTACCATTGTACCATTGTTTTTGCAAGCTGGGAGCTGTATAAATATCAGTGAAGGATTGATGGAACAATGGATCGTCAACGCCGGTCAGACCATTGTCGTAAAAATTATCGCCGGTTGAGATTATGAAGTCGATATCTAATTGCTCTCCGATTTTCCCCATCTGAgccattaaattaaaaaaatcgatGTTTTATCGATATATCTTatggtttttttatataaaaaataaaattgcttCGAGTAATTTATAATAATGATTTACATTTTGGTTCTTATActatacaaaaattatcaaattggtACTTAAGAAACTTTTTTGTCATTTTAGCCCCTATACTTTCTTTCCATTTATCCGTTACTATTTCAAAAAGCACTAAGTAAACCAATGAAATGATACCACTTCAAAATAATatcataaattcaaaaaaaaaatcataaaatccaaaaagacaaaaaaaaaagcttaaaaatcctaaaaactaaagattcattaattaattttaaaattataaaaaataaatttcataagattttaa contains:
- the LOC107922472 gene encoding purple acid phosphatase 8 is translated as MAWIAGLFISFSTLPCLPTLTSFHINMVVPTKKAMNQRLASWTLVVGLFVVSCVAELERFEHAGKPDGSLSFLVVGDWGRRGHYNQSQVAFQMGKIGEQLDIDFIISTGDNFYDNGLTGVDDPLFHQSFTDIYTAPSLQKQWYNVLGNHDYRGNAEAQLSPILTKMDNRWLCLRSFVLNAGPEIAEFFFMDTTPFVTKYFTDPEDHVYDWKAILPREKYLNNLLMEVESALGESRAKWKIVVGHHAIKSAGHHGNAKELNIHLLPLLQTYDVDLYINGHDHCLQHISSSDSGTQFMTSGGGSKAWRGDVSWWNPQELKFYHDGQGFMSVEMTPTEVSIKFYDVFGNVLHNWSSSKQLSFAI